A stretch of DNA from Bacillota bacterium:
ACCGGCGGGGACGTACCCGGCCCTGCGGGTCATCCTGGGTGAAGGTGCGGGGCAGAACTGGTGGTGTGTCCTGTTCCCGCCCCTCTGCTTCCTGGACGCCCGCGTGGGTGCTCCGGGGCCGGCCCTGCTGACCCCCGCAGAAGCGGCCTTCTTCCTGGCGGCTGCGGATGGGGGACAGGTTTCCGGCGTCGCCGGTCAGCCGGCCGGACAGGAGGCCGTACTCGGGCCGTTGGCGGGGGGCCAGCCCTGCCCGCGTCCCGAGGTGCGGCTGTTCTTCCTGGAGTGGTTGCGGAAGCGGGGGGTAGATCCCGCCGTCTGGGTGCAGAGGTGGCGGCAGGACCAGGCCCGCCCCTGACCCTGTCGGGGTCGCGGGCGGGGACGTGGCCTGCCGCCCGGGGGATGGGGTGGCGGCGGGCCTCATAGATTTAAGCGGGGGTCCCCGTGCGCCTGTCGGACCTGCGCTTTCGCGATGTGGTGACGGTCAAAGATGGCCGCCGCCTCGGCTTTGTCACCGACTGGGAAATCGACCCGCAGTCCGGGAGGCTGCTGGCCATGGTGGTCCCCGGCAGTCCCCGCGCCCTGGGGTTGCTGGGCCGGGAGCCGGACTGTGTCATACCCTGGGAACAGATAAGGAAAATCGGCGAAGACGTCATCCTGGTGGAGGTGGGTTAGCAGGAGGCCGCCGGCGGGGGGACGAAACCAAACGCAGGTGGTTGTCCCGTGGATCTTTCCGGCGCTGGCGATGTGTGGCAGTTCGACTCCGTGGGCGCGGGTGTGCCGGTGCTGCGCCTGCGGCCTTTCGAAGAGGCCGGGTGCCTGGCCCTGTTCACCCTGCGTCCCCTGAGCATGGCAGGTGCCCTGCGCGGTCGGGAGGCGGTGCTGGCGGCCCGGGCTTCCCTTCAGGGTTGCCTGCCCCGCTCGCCCTTCGTGGTGCACCAGGTGCATGGGGGCCGGGTGGTGTACGTGGGGGAGAGCCCCGCCGACCCGGGCGAGGCCGACGGCATGGTCACCTGCCGCCCCGGCCTGCCGCTGGCGGTGTTCTGCGCGGACTGCGCACCCGTCTACCTGTACGACCCCCGACGGAGGGCGATAGGGCTGCTCCACGCCGGCTGGCGGGGGACGGTGGCCGGCGTGGTGGAGCAGGGGCTGGCGACCATGGCCAGGACGGCGGGCAGCGACCCCGCCCACGTGCTGGCCGCGGTGGGGCCGTGCATCGGACCGTGCTGCTACGAGATCGGTGACGACGTGAGATGCCGCGTGGAAGAACGGCTGGGCGAGGACGCCGGGCGGGTGCTGTCCGTTCGGGACGGCCGCCTGTACTTTGACCTGCGGGGGGCTATCGTCATCCTGCTGGAGAGAAGTGGGGTCCCGTCCACACACATATTTGGGTCGGGCATGTGCACGGCCTGTCGATCCGACCTCTTCTGGTCGCACCGCCGGGACGGGGGTGTGACGGGCCGGATGGCCGCCGTACTGGCCCTGCTGGCATGAGCCGCCGTTCTCGGGCCTCGAGCGGGCGGAGCCGCACGCGGGCTGCGCCCAGGCGGGGCCGCTCCGCCAGCGCCTCCAGGGCGAGGCCTTCCATGGCGCGGCGGCGACGGGGGGGTTCCTCCCGGGCCCGCCGCCACCTGCCGTTCGCCGCTCCCCGGGGAAAGTGGATCTTGGTGGTGGTGGGCGTCCTGGCGGGTCTAGCTCTGGTGGGGCTGCTGGGCTATACCTGGGCGCGGGCCGCCCTCCTGCCCCACCTGGTACGGGTGGTGGAGGCCAGGCCGGGTAATCTGGAGACTGCGGTGACCGGCCAGGCCGTGGTCATCTGGGACGAGTGGGTGCTCACGGCGCCCGCCGCCGGGATGGTGCACCTTCGGGTGAGGGAAGGGGACAGGGTGCGCACGGGCACTCCCGTCTGCCGGGTGGACGGCCACCAGGTGGTTTCTCCGGCCCCCGGTGTGGTCACCCTGTTCACGGACGGGACGGAAGGTCGGCTCTCCTTTGCCCCGGGGACATCCCCCCCTGCTCCCCAGGTCCTTGCCCTCAAGCCCCAGCCGGGGCAACTGCAGGAGGGCCAGGCGGTGACGGTGGGACAGCCCCTGGCCCGCGTGGTGGACACCAGCAGGATGCGCCTGTGTGTGGTGCTGCCTCCCGCGGAGGTCGCCGGGCTGGCCGAACGCTCGCGGGCGCTGGTGCGGTTCCCCGACGGACGGGAAATGACCATGCGGCCCGAGGCATACCATGCCGGGGACGACCGTACGTACGGTACCATCACCCTGGTGAGCGGGGAGTGGGTGGAGGATCTCCTGCGCACGCGGTTGATCACAGTGGAGATCATCAAGGATCGGGCCACCGGCCTCCTGGTGCCCAGGCGGGCCCTGGTGGAGCGGGACGGGCAGGCCGGAGTGTTCGTGGTGAAGAAGACCCTGGCCCAGTGGGTCAAGGTGGAGGTGAAGGGGGAGAAGGGTGCGCTGGTGGCCATCGGGGGAATCGCCGAGGGAAGCCAGGTCATCACCAACCCCTGGCTGGTCCGGGACGGAGCCATCGTGAGGTGAGTCGAATTGGATGTAGCTGATCGCTATCGCCGGGTGCTCGATCAGGTGGCGGAGGCGGCCCTGCGGGCAGGGCGCAGGCCGGAGGAAATCACCGTGGTGGCGGTTTCCAAGGGCATAGACGATGAGCGCGTCCGGGAAGCAGTGGCCGCCGGTGTGCATATCCTGGGGGAAAACCGGGTCCAGGAGGCTCTCAGGAAGCGGGAGCGTCTGGCGGGCCTGGTGGCGCCGGTCGGGTCCCCGGTGTCCTGGCACCTGGTTGGACACCTCCAGACCAATAAGGTAAAATTTGCGGTACAGCTCTTCGACCTCATCCATTCCCTGGATAGCGTGCGGCTGGCACGGGAAATCCAAAAGAGGGCGGAGGAGCGGGGCGCGGAGGGTCGCCGGGTGCGGGTGCTGGTGGAGGTCAACCTCTCCGGTCAGGCGTCCCGGTTCGGGGTCAAGGAAACCGGGTTGCGTCCCCTGCTGGAGGAGGTGGCCGCCCTGCCGCTGGTCCGGGTGGAAGGCCTCATGACCATAGCTCCGGTGGTGGAGCGTATGGAACAGGCCCGCCCGTATTTCCGCCAGCTCTACGAGCTGGCCCAGACGGTGCGGGAATGGGGCATTCCGGGAGTGCAGATGCGGGACCTGTCCATGGGCATGAGTGCCGATTTCCCGGTGGCAGTGGAGGAGGGGGCGACGATGATTAGAGTGGGCACGGCCATCTTCGGCCCGCGCGCGTAGGGCGCAGGACTTCGGTCGGCTCCTGTCGAAGATGGCAGAAGTTTGAAGGCAAGGGAGGTTGCCCCCGTGCTGACGCCGCTAGACATCCACAACAAGGAGTTTCACCGGTCCTTTCGCGGATACTCGGAGGCTGAGGTGGACGAGTTCCTGGATCAGGTGGTACGGGATTTCGAGGCCCTGCTCAAGGAGAAGAGCGGGCTGGACGAGCGGGTCGAGGATCTGGAGAACCGGCTCTCCAACTACCAGGCCCTGGAAGAGACGCTCAAGCAGACCCTGATCCTGGCCGAGGCCACCGCCGACGAGGTGCGTGCCAACGCCCGCCGGGAAGCGGAGATCATCATCAGGGAAGCCCAGACCAAGGCAAAGGAAATCCTGGATGACGCCGAAGCCCGCGCCCAGCTCACCGTCCGGGAGGCCCAGGCCCGGGTCAAGCGCACCCAGGACGAATACGAGGAGCTCAAGCGCCAGGTGCACACGTTCAAAGCGCGCGTGCGCAGCCTGTTCATGACCCAGCTCGACCTTCTGGGGGACGTGGCCGCCGAGCAGGCGGCGGCTGCCGACCGGGGAGCCGCCGTGGACCGGGGAGCCGACCAGGCATCGGCAGCTCCTGCGGGCTCCCCGGCGTCGTCCTCGCTGGCCGGGCCGGACGGAGATGACGACGGTCCATGAGCCTGCCCATGGGCCGGACGCGGGAGGGCGCGGTGTTCAGGCTGCGGGTGCAGCCCCGGGCCCGCTGCCAGGAGTTGGCCGGGGTGCGGCAGGAGGCCCTCCTGGTGAAAGTCACCGCCCCCCCCGAGGGCGGCCGGGCCAACGAAGCCTGCCGCCGCCTGCTGGCGAACATCCTGGACGTGGCTGCCGAGCGGGTGGAGATCATCCGGGGGCACACCGCGCGCGACAAGGTGGTGCTGATTCACGGCCTCGCTCCCGATGAAGTGGCCGGGCGCCTGAAGGAGTGTTTGCAGAAGTGAGCAAGGATGGGAAGTACGACCATACGCTGAATCTGCCCCGCACGGAGTTCCCTATGAAGGCCAACCTGGCCCGCCGGGAGCCCGAGCTGCTGCGGTGGTGGGCGGAGAAGGATCTTTACGGCAGGCTCCGCCAGGCCCGGCAGGGCAGGCCCCGGTACATCCTTCACGACGGTCCCCCGTATGCCAACGGGAGCATCCACATCGGCACCGCCCTGAACAAGATCTTGAAGGATTTCGTGGTGCGGTCCGCCTCCATGAGCGGGTACGATGCCCCCTACGTGCCGGGCTGGGACTGCCACGGTCTGCCCATTGAACTGGAAGCCTTGAAGAGCCTGGGCATCGACCACCACCAGGTGGAGTCCCTGGAGTTGCGGCGCTTCTGCCGCGACTACGCCCTCAAGTACGTGGACGTGCAGAGGGAGCAGTTCATGCGCCTGGGCGTCATGGGCGACTGGTTCCGGCCCTACCTCACCCTGGACGGCTCGTATGAGGCGCGTCAGGTGGAAGTTTTCGGCGAGATGGCCCGGCGCGGTTACATCTACAAGGGGCTCAAGTCGGTGCACTGGTGCGCCGCCTGCGAGACCGCCCTGGCCGAAGCGGAGGTGGAGTACCACGACCGGCAGTCGCCCTCCATCTGGGTGGCGTTCGCCGTCAGCGACGGCCGCGGCGTGCTCCCGCCCGACAGCCGGGTGGTGATCTGGACCACCACCCCCTGGACGCTGCCCGCCAACGTGGCCATCGCCGTGCACCCGGAGGCCACCTACGCTCTGGCGGACACCGGTCGGGGGAAGCTGGTGCTGGCCCGGAGCCTGGTGGACAACACCTGCGCCGACCTGGGCCTGGAGCACTGCCGGGTGGAAGCCACCTTCCGGGGGAAGGACCTGGAGGGTATCCGCTGCCGGCACCCCTTCTTCGACCGGGAGTCGGTGGTGGTGACGGCGGAGTACGTGTCCCTGGACGAGGGCACGGGCTGCGTGCACATCGCCCCCGGCCACGGTCCCGAGGACTTCGAGGTGGGGCGGCGCTACGGCCTGCCCGTCCTCTCCCCCATCGACAGCCGGGGCCGCTTCACCGCCGAAGCGGGCTGGCTGGAGGGCAGGTTTTACCGGGACGCCGACCCCGAGATCATCGCCGAGCTGGAGCGGCGGGGAGCCCTCCTGGGATCGGGCAAGACCCTGCATTCGTACCCGTGCTGCTGGCGGTGCAAGAACCCGCTCCTGTTCCGGGCCACCGAGCAGTGGTTCGCCTCCGTGGAGGGCTTCCGCGACCGGGCCCTGGAGGCCATCGACCGGGTGACCTGGGTACCCGCGTGGGGGAAGGAGCGCATCCGCAACATGGTGCGCGAGCGGGCCGACTGGTGCGTGTCCCGCCAGCGCGCCTGGGGGGTGCCCATCCCCATCTTCTACTGCACGTCCTGCGGCGCACCCCTGATTACTCCCGAGAGCATCGCCGCGGTGGCCGACCTCTTCCGCCGGGAAGGCTCCGATGCCTGGTACCGGCGCGAACCCGGGGAGATCCTGCCGGCCGGGACCGCCTGCTCCTGCGGCGGCACGTCCTTCCGCAAGGAAGCGGACATCATGGACGTGTGGTTCGACTCCGGGTCCAGCCACGTGGCCGTCCTGGAGGAGCGTCCCGACCTCTCCTGGCCGGCGGATTGCTACCTGGAGGGGTCCGACCAGCACCGGGGGTGGTTTCAGTCCTCCCTGCTCACGGCGGTGGCCACCCGGGGGCAGGCGCCCTACCGCACCGTGGTGACCCACGGCTTCGTCCTGGACGGCGAGGGCCGGGCCATGCACAAGTCCCTGGGCAACGTCATCGACCCCGCGGAGGTGACGGATGAATACGGCGCCGACGTACTGCGCCTGTGGGTGGCGGCCTCCGACTACCGGGACGACGTGCGCCTCTCGCCCGTCATCCTGGAGCAGCTGGCTGAGGTGTACCGCAAGATCCGCAACACCCTGCGCTACGTCCTGGCCAATCTCTACGACTTCCGGCCCGGTCGGGACGAGGTGCCCTACGACCGCCTGCTGGAGGTCGACCGCTGGGCCCTGTACAGCCTGTCCAGGGCGGTGGAGCGGGCCACGCGCGCCTTCGCCGAGTACGAGTACCACGTGGCCCAGCAGGTGGTGCACACCTTCTGCACCGTGGATATGAGCGAGATCTACATCGACGTGGTCAAGGATCGCCTCTATTGCTCGGGGCCGGCAGACCCCGTGCGGCGCGGCGCCCAGACCGTCCTCTATCACGCCGGCCGCGCCCTGGTGCGCCTGCTGGCGCCCATCCTGCCCTTCACGGCGGAAGAGGTGTGGCAGCACTTCCCCCGCCGCGAGGACGACCCCTGGAGCGTACACCTCGCCGAATGGCCCCGGCCGGAACCGGCCTGGAGGGACGAGGAGCTGGGCCGCCGCTGGGAGGTTCTGCAGGCCGTGCGCGAGGTCGTCAAGAAGGCTCTAGAGGAAGCCCGCGCCGCCAAGCACATCGGCAAGTCCCTGGAGGCTGCCCTCCACATCTATCTTCCCGAGGGGCAGGGCCTGCCTGGTGCGGCCAGCGCTGCGGGCTCGGCCAGCGCGGTGGGTGCGGGCGGCGCGGCGGGGCCGGGCGGCGCGGCGTCGTGGCCGGCGCCGGCGCCCGCGGGCGAGGTACTGCGGCGCCACCTGGAAGACCTTCCGGCCCTGTTCATCGTATCCGGGGTGGAACTGCGGGAAGGTGACCCCAACCCGGGCTGTTACCTGGGCTGGGCCGCCGGCGAGCGCGGTCCCGTCGCGGGCGTGGGGGTGGGCGTGCTCAGGGCCGCCGGCACCCGCTGCCAGCGCTGCTGGATTTACTCCGAGACGGTGCGTACCGACGCCGAGCACCCGGAGCTGTGCGAACGCTGCGCCGACGTCATCCGCCGATACTTCTGACCCGCCCCCTGAACATGCGCGGTGCATTCCATCCTTCCGCTTTGCGCCTGCAGGGTGGCATGCCCGCGCGCTGTCAGATGAGGCGAGAGAGGGCGTCGATGTAATTGAGCGCCGCCCGGTAGCCCTCCGAGGCCATCTGGCGGGCACGATCGGTATAGAGGGAGCCGTAGACGTCTTCCTGATGGCGGCGGGCCCGTGCCAGGAGGGACCGGAAGGCGGCCGGGCTCTGATCCGGGCTCTCGCGGGCAGCCTGCCACAAAACGTCCAGGGCCGTCAGCCCCGATGCCCGCTGCAGCTTGTCGGCGTCGTACAGGATCCTGGCCTCCATGCTGAGGGCCTCCCGCTCCGGTCCCCATACCGGGTCGACGTGGGCGAGGATGGCCTGGGCCACTCGCTCCACACGCTGCGGCGGTATCCCCCTGCCGGCAAGGAATCGGCGGGCCTCCTGCGCGGACCGTTGCTCGTGTCCGGGCGCGGTCCCGGTGGCGCGGCCTACGTCATGCAGGTAAGCCGCCAGGAGCAGGACCTCCCGGTCCACGGGGGTCGTGGACGGCGCCAGTTGCTGGCACAGTTCAACCACCTTCTGGACGTGCAGCCACAGGGGCGACTCTTCCCCTCCCAGCAGGTCTCGCGCCCAGGACGCAGCGGCGTCAGCGAGTTCCATGCTCATCATCCCCCCCTGATGTTCCCTGCCTCCCCGCGGCGGCGGGGCCCTTAGCCTGGATTTCGGCTCGGGAATCGGGTCCTCCTGCGCGGCCGGGCAGGACGCGCCCGGGAAGGGGCGAATCTGCTAAGCAGAGGCACTCGGCCCGGAGAAGAGCAGACATCCGGGCCGCGCAGCCGCGCTCAACTGGCACCTGCTCGAGGTGAGGTGACGTGGCGGAGATCATCGGAATCCTGGGAGGCATGGGGCCGGAGGCCACCTGCGACCTTTTCCACAAGATCATCCGGGTGACGGTCCGGTTCAAGCCGGTGGTACGGGATCAGGATCACCTGCGGGTGATCGTGGACTCCAACCCCCTCATACCCGATCGGACGGCGGCCATCCTGGGGAACGGGGAAGATCCGGTCCCCGCCTTGCAGGAGACGGCCCGCAACCTGGAGCGGGCGGGCGCCGGGCTGATAGCCGTACCGTGCAACACCGCCCACTACTTCTGGGACCAGATCCAGGCGGCAGCCGGCATTCCCGTGCTACACATGATGCAGGAGGTGGCCCGCGCCCTGGCCGCGGGTGAGCCCGGCCCGGGGGGACCCGGCGGCCTGAACCCGGGGGTGACGCGGGTGGGATTGCTGGCCACCACGGCGACGGTGAGAACCGGGCTCTACCACCGGGCTCTGGAGGTACGCGGCATGCAGTTGGTGGTGCCGGATGCTGCCAGGCAGGAGTCCGTGATGGAGGCCATCTCCCGCGTGAAGACGGGCGACCTTGAGGGTGCGCGCGACCCTCTGGTGGCGGCCGCCCGCGCCCTGGAAGCTGCCGGTGCGGAGGCCATCATCGAGGGGTGCACCGAGATCCCCCTGGTGCTGCGGGAGGGGGACGCGGGCGTGCCCCTGGTGGATGCCACCTGGGTGCTGGCGGCGGCCGCGGTGCGGACCGCCCTCGGGCAGGGGATCGCTGGCCACCCCAGGACGGCAGCCCCCGGGCAACCCGGCGGCAGCGACCCGGGGACGCCTGCGGCTGGCTGCGCGGACTGAGAGGGCAGGCGGATGGGGAGACGAAGCTGATGGATGATGGGGAGAGGACGCGCAGGCTGGTGGCTGAGGCGGCCTGGCAGGTGGGGCCCGCGGAGATCGCGATCGCGGCCTTTCCGCAGGAAGCCGGGCGCCGGGTGCTGGCCGCCCTGGCGAGCGGGGATGTGGCGAGGCCGGTGTGGTGGGCTGACGACGGTTTCGAGGTGACTGTGGTGGCACCCCGGGAGGTGCTGGAGGCGGAGGACCTGGGCAGCATCCCGGGCACCCGCGTCGAGAGGGGCTGGGCCCTCGTCACCTGCCTGACACCTCTTCCCTGGGACGTGGTGGGATTCCTGGCCGAGGTGACCGCCCGCCTGGCACGGGCGGGGATCACCTGCGGTGCCCTCTCTGCTTACTCCCGCGACCACCTGCTCGTCCCCTGGTCCCGGAGGGAAGAGGTCCTGTCGCTGCTGGCGCGCGGAGACCCGCAGCGCCTGGCGGCGAGCATTGATGACCACGTCGGGGGGAGCGAGGAGCCGGCCGCGGGCGCTGGCGGCGACGTCGGGGGGAGCGAGAAGCTGGCGGCGGGCGCTGGCGGCGACGTCGGGGGGAGTGAGAAGTGTTCCTGACGGCGGAGAAACTGGCACCGCTCATTGCCCGGTACGGGCAACCGCGGCTGGTGGACGTGACGCAGGCCGTTTCCACAGCCGAGATGGACATGGTCCTCGACAGTCGCAAGGACGGGCGCGCCCATGACGTCACCTGCTTCATCCTGGACGGGCGGGGGCAGGTGGCCGTCATCCGCAAGCATTTCCATCCCCCGGGGGTATGGCGGGCCCCCAGCGGGGGCATCCGGCTCCACGAAGATGTGGAACACGGCATCAGGCGGGAGATGCGGGAGGAGACGGGCCTCGATATCCGCCTGGAGCGTTATCTGCTCAGGATCAGCGTGACCTTCTTCGAGGAGGGCAGCAGGCGACGGGAGCAGGCCTGGACGAGCCACGTCTTCGCCGCCCGTCCGGAGCCCCGGTGGGCGGAGCCCCGGTGCGCGGGCGGGGCGGGCGCCCCTCTCGAACCCCCCGGTGCCAGCCTCGAGCCCCCGAGTGCCAGCCTCGAGCCCCCGAGTGCCAGCCTCGAGCCGCCTGGTGCCAGCCTCGAGCCCGAGGACAGGGACGAGATCGCCTCGGCCCGCTGGGCGACCATCGGGGAACTGCAGGGGCCCATCCACCGGGCCCTGCTTGCCACCGGACGCGGCCTTTTCCGCTACCGGGTGGCACTGACGGACCTGGCCGTAGCGGAGCTGCGGAAGATGGGATGGCCGCAGGCGGTGGTCTGAGGCGTCCATTCTTCTGGCACCCGAAAGATATGCCCCTGTTTACAAGTTTATCAAACGAGGGTTTGAGGGACCCTGTATCGAATCATTCTGGAGAGCGTCGAGAAAGAGGCTGGGAAGCAAAGGCGCGGGGGGACACAGGGGGCGGGGTCGTTGCTGGAGGGCCTGCGGGTGGCCGGGTACCGGTTCGTGCTGGAGGCGCGCACACCCATTCATCTGCCGCCGTACAAAGGTGGTGTGCTGCGGGGGGCGCTGGGGACGGTCCTCAAGCGGGTGAGCTGTTCCCTCAGGGACGGTGACTGCCCCGATTGCGTGCTACGGCCGTCCTGTCCTTACGGCGTGATCTTCGAGAGCGGACCGGGCCCCGACGCCGAACGCCTGCGCAACTTCGAGCAGGTGGCCCGGCCCTTCGTGCTGCGGCCTCCCTCTGACCACCGCACTGTGGTGGATGCGGGGCAGGACCTGGAGTTCACGCTCATGCTGGTGGGGCGGGCCATCGAGTACCTGCCCTATTTCATTGTGGTCTTCCGGGAGCTCGGCCAGGAGGGCATTGGCCTGTGGAGTGGGGGGAAGCGGGGACGCGCCTTCCTCCGCCGGGTGAACGGGGTCCACCCCGTGGATGGCCGGGAGGAGAGGGTGTTCGACGGCGGCTCGGGGCGGGTTTACAATGCCGACGTGGTGGTACGGGGTGAGGATCTGGAGGAGTGGGCGCGGGGGTTGCCGCGCCGCGCCCTGGAGGTGGAGTTCCTCACCATGACCCGGCTCCAGCACGAGGGGCAACTGGTGCGGGTGCCCGAGTTCCACGTGCTGGTACGGGCCCTCCTCCGGCGGTTGTCCACCCTGGCCTACTTTTACCACGGCGTGGAGGTCGACCTCGATTTCCGGGGGATGATTTCCCGGGCAGAGGGGGTGGTCACCGAGCCGCTCACCCTCAGGTGGGAAGGCTGGCAGCGCTATTCGGCCCGGCAGAAGGCGGCCATGGATCTGGGCGGGCTGGCGGGTAAGGTGTGCTACCGGGGCAACCTGGAGGAGTTCCTGCCCCTGCTGGCCTTCGGGTGGCTGGTCCACGTGGGCAAGAACGCCACCTTCGGCCTGGGGCAGTACCGCTTCTCCCTGTGACCCATACGGCTGCGCTGGTTGGGGGAGTGGCGTGCGCCGTGCGGGGGGTGGGCAGGTGCTACGGTGGTATGGCGAGTCGGTCGCGCAACAGACCGGTGTCGGCAGGGTCGGTCAGGGGGTAATGTGGTCCGTCACCTAATGACGGAGTGGGTGCGCTAAGCTGGATACGTGCGAGGCAGTGAGCCTGACGCCCCCGGGAGCGGGCGCGCAGAGTGGAGTGCTGCGGAGGTGGCGCACGTGCAGCAGGCCAAGCAGCCCGGCGTTCCGCCTGACCGCCACGTGATCTGGCGGCTCCTCACCATCCACAGGTTGATCAAGGAGAAGCGCTATCCCAACACCAGGACGCTGTCCGAAGAGCTGGAGTGCTCGCGACGGACGGCGGAGCGTTACATAGAGAAGCTGAAGATCTGGCTGGCGGCCGAGATCGCCTACGACCCGGTGAGGCGCGGGTACTACTACGTGGGTGGGACCCCGGAGTTCCCGCCCCTGCGCCTCACCGAGGGCGAGGCGGTGGCCATATTCCTGGCAGAGAAGCTGCTTCGCCAGTGTCGTGGCACCCCCTACGAGAGGGAGGTGTGCGGGGCGCTGGACAAGCTCACCGCCCTGCTGCCCGACGAGGTTACGGTGGATGCGTGCGACATGGTGGGCTGGATCACCTTCGACGTGGAGCCGCTGCGAGGAGACGAGCAGCGCGTGGCCCAGGTGTTCGCGGACCTGGACCGCGCTCGCGCTGCGCAACGCACGGTGTGGATGGAATACTACACCGCCTCCCGTGACGCCCACACCCAGCGCGAGATCGACCCCTACGGCCTGCACCTCTATGACGGGGTGTGGTACGTGATCGGGCACTGCCACCTGCGGGGCAAGGTGCTCATCTTCGCGCTGGACCGCATCGGCGACTACCGCCTCACTGACAAGACCTTCACCATCCCTGCCGACTTCGACCTGCGCCAGTACCTCTCGTGCGGCTTCCGCATCGAGCGCGGCGAGCCCCGGGACGTGGTCATCCGCTTCGCCTCCGAGCAAGCACGATACATTAAGGGAAAACAGTGGCACAAGAGTCAGGTGCTGGAAGAGGGGGAAGACGGCTCCCTGGTGATGCGCATGCGGGTGGGCGGCCTGGGTGAGGTAAAGCGCTGGGTGCTGCAGTACGGCGCCGGCGCCGAGGTGCTGGCCCCACCTGACCTCCGCCAAATGGTCGCCGACGAAATCGGTTGCATGAGCCGGACGTACGGGCTCGTGGAACAACCAACTGCTCTTACGCCGCCGGGGTAGTTCAGGTATGTCAGCCTTTATGCCCGACCGATACAGGGAGTTCTTCAGAAGTGTCGTTGGAGTCAGCCCCTACGACTATCAGGTTACGTTGGCTGAAGAACTCACCGCTGGCCATAATGTGGTATTACGTGCTCCCACAGGCGCAGGCAAGACGTGGGCTGCGATGGTCCCACTGTTCTATGAGGGGTGGGGGCAGCGTCCGGCGCGGCTGGTCTACGCGCTTCCCCTTCGAACCCTGGCGCAGGGTATCTACGTCGAGGCCTCGCGTCTCGCGCAACGTCTGGCTCAACCTGTCGCGGTTACCCTGCAGACCGGCGAACAGCCAGACGACCCATTCTTCAACAGGGGCACGATAGTGGTGACTACATATGACCAGGTCCTTAGTGGCCTCCTCTGTGGTCCTTACGGATTGTCAGATCGGCTTAGCAACATCAACGCAGCCGCAATCGCGGGTGCGTTGGTGGTCTTTGATGAGTTCCACTTGATGGAGCCGCAGAAGGCATTCCTGACCGCCGTGGCGACAATGCACATGTTCGCAGGGCTCTGCCAGAGCGTCTGGATGACGGCCACAGCTACGGAGTCCCTGGTCCGCGCTTTGAGTGAAGCCCTTGAGGTTCGCCAGGTACCTCGCGGCACCGCACAATTCGATGCGCTCCTTAGGGAACTGCCCTCCGTCGACTCGGTTTCGCGAGGATTGACCGTCGAGCAGAGTTGCCTGTCGGCTGAGTCGGTGCTCAGGGTGCACGAAAGACGCTCTATAGTCGTGTGCAACCAGGTAGGGCGGGCCCAG
This window harbors:
- a CDS encoding YlmC/YmxH family sporulation protein → MRLSDLRFRDVVTVKDGRRLGFVTDWEIDPQSGRLLAMVVPGSPRALGLLGREPDCVIPWEQIRKIGEDVILVEVG
- the pgeF gene encoding peptidoglycan editing factor PgeF, translating into MDLSGAGDVWQFDSVGAGVPVLRLRPFEEAGCLALFTLRPLSMAGALRGREAVLAARASLQGCLPRSPFVVHQVHGGRVVYVGESPADPGEADGMVTCRPGLPLAVFCADCAPVYLYDPRRRAIGLLHAGWRGTVAGVVEQGLATMARTAGSDPAHVLAAVGPCIGPCCYEIGDDVRCRVEERLGEDAGRVLSVRDGRLYFDLRGAIVILLERSGVPSTHIFGSGMCTACRSDLFWSHRRDGGVTGRMAAVLALLA
- a CDS encoding HlyD family efflux transporter periplasmic adaptor subunit, giving the protein MARRRRGGSSRARRHLPFAAPRGKWILVVVGVLAGLALVGLLGYTWARAALLPHLVRVVEARPGNLETAVTGQAVVIWDEWVLTAPAAGMVHLRVREGDRVRTGTPVCRVDGHQVVSPAPGVVTLFTDGTEGRLSFAPGTSPPAPQVLALKPQPGQLQEGQAVTVGQPLARVVDTSRMRLCVVLPPAEVAGLAERSRALVRFPDGREMTMRPEAYHAGDDRTYGTITLVSGEWVEDLLRTRLITVEIIKDRATGLLVPRRALVERDGQAGVFVVKKTLAQWVKVEVKGEKGALVAIGGIAEGSQVITNPWLVRDGAIVR
- a CDS encoding YggS family pyridoxal phosphate-dependent enzyme encodes the protein MDVADRYRRVLDQVAEAALRAGRRPEEITVVAVSKGIDDERVREAVAAGVHILGENRVQEALRKRERLAGLVAPVGSPVSWHLVGHLQTNKVKFAVQLFDLIHSLDSVRLAREIQKRAEERGAEGRRVRVLVEVNLSGQASRFGVKETGLRPLLEEVAALPLVRVEGLMTIAPVVERMEQARPYFRQLYELAQTVREWGIPGVQMRDLSMGMSADFPVAVEEGATMIRVGTAIFGPRA
- a CDS encoding DivIVA domain-containing protein, yielding MLTPLDIHNKEFHRSFRGYSEAEVDEFLDQVVRDFEALLKEKSGLDERVEDLENRLSNYQALEETLKQTLILAEATADEVRANARREAEIIIREAQTKAKEILDDAEARAQLTVREAQARVKRTQDEYEELKRQVHTFKARVRSLFMTQLDLLGDVAAEQAAAADRGAAVDRGADQASAAPAGSPASSSLAGPDGDDDGP
- a CDS encoding DUF167 domain-containing protein; amino-acid sequence: MSLPMGRTREGAVFRLRVQPRARCQELAGVRQEALLVKVTAPPEGGRANEACRRLLANILDVAAERVEIIRGHTARDKVVLIHGLAPDEVAGRLKECLQK
- the ileS gene encoding isoleucine--tRNA ligase, coding for MKANLARREPELLRWWAEKDLYGRLRQARQGRPRYILHDGPPYANGSIHIGTALNKILKDFVVRSASMSGYDAPYVPGWDCHGLPIELEALKSLGIDHHQVESLELRRFCRDYALKYVDVQREQFMRLGVMGDWFRPYLTLDGSYEARQVEVFGEMARRGYIYKGLKSVHWCAACETALAEAEVEYHDRQSPSIWVAFAVSDGRGVLPPDSRVVIWTTTPWTLPANVAIAVHPEATYALADTGRGKLVLARSLVDNTCADLGLEHCRVEATFRGKDLEGIRCRHPFFDRESVVVTAEYVSLDEGTGCVHIAPGHGPEDFEVGRRYGLPVLSPIDSRGRFTAEAGWLEGRFYRDADPEIIAELERRGALLGSGKTLHSYPCCWRCKNPLLFRATEQWFASVEGFRDRALEAIDRVTWVPAWGKERIRNMVRERADWCVSRQRAWGVPIPIFYCTSCGAPLITPESIAAVADLFRREGSDAWYRREPGEILPAGTACSCGGTSFRKEADIMDVWFDSGSSHVAVLEERPDLSWPADCYLEGSDQHRGWFQSSLLTAVATRGQAPYRTVVTHGFVLDGEGRAMHKSLGNVIDPAEVTDEYGADVLRLWVAASDYRDDVRLSPVILEQLAEVYRKIRNTLRYVLANLYDFRPGRDEVPYDRLLEVDRWALYSLSRAVERATRAFAEYEYHVAQQVVHTFCTVDMSEIYIDVVKDRLYCSGPADPVRRGAQTVLYHAGRALVRLLAPILPFTAEEVWQHFPRREDDPWSVHLAEWPRPEPAWRDEELGRRWEVLQAVREVVKKALEEARAAKHIGKSLEAALHIYLPEGQGLPGAASAAGSASAVGAGGAAGPGGAASWPAPAPAGEVLRRHLEDLPALFIVSGVELREGDPNPGCYLGWAAGERGPVAGVGVGVLRAAGTRCQRCWIYSETVRTDAEHPELCERCADVIRRYF
- a CDS encoding HD domain-containing protein, with product MELADAAASWARDLLGGEESPLWLHVQKVVELCQQLAPSTTPVDREVLLLAAYLHDVGRATGTAPGHEQRSAQEARRFLAGRGIPPQRVERVAQAILAHVDPVWGPEREALSMEARILYDADKLQRASGLTALDVLWQAARESPDQSPAAFRSLLARARRHQEDVYGSLYTDRARQMASEGYRAALNYIDALSRLI